In Dioscorea cayenensis subsp. rotundata cultivar TDr96_F1 chromosome 11, TDr96_F1_v2_PseudoChromosome.rev07_lg8_w22 25.fasta, whole genome shotgun sequence, a single genomic region encodes these proteins:
- the LOC120271869 gene encoding membrane-anchored ubiquitin-fold protein 1-like isoform X2, translated as MSGVQEQVEIKFRLHDGSDIGPRKYPAATRVATLKESILAQWPKEKENGPRTVNDLKLINAGKILENNNTLGECKSPICDLSGGITTMHVVVRPPSSEKLTEIC; from the exons ATGTCTGGTGTTCAGGAACAAGTAGAGATCAAATTCAGATTGCATGATGGATCAGATATTGGCCCCAGAAAGTATCCTGCTGCTACAAGAGTTGCAACACTAAAGGAAAGCATTCTTGCTCAATGGCCAAAAG AGAAGGAGAATGGACCGAGGACCGTGAACGATCTTAAACTCATCAATGCTGGAAAGATCTTGGAGAACAACAACACATTGGGAGAGTGCAAGAGCCCGATATGCGATTTATCGGGAGGTATAACCACAATGCATGTCGTCGTCCGGCCTCCATCTTCAGAAAAATTGACTG AAATCTGTTAA
- the LOC120271869 gene encoding membrane-anchored ubiquitin-fold protein 1-like isoform X1, translating to MSGVQEQVEIKFRLHDGSDIGPRKYPAATRVATLKESILAQWPKEKENGPRTVNDLKLINAGKILENNNTLGECKSPICDLSGGITTMHVVVRPPSSEKLTEKKSVNQPPKSTCGCVIL from the exons ATGTCTGGTGTTCAGGAACAAGTAGAGATCAAATTCAGATTGCATGATGGATCAGATATTGGCCCCAGAAAGTATCCTGCTGCTACAAGAGTTGCAACACTAAAGGAAAGCATTCTTGCTCAATGGCCAAAAG AGAAGGAGAATGGACCGAGGACCGTGAACGATCTTAAACTCATCAATGCTGGAAAGATCTTGGAGAACAACAACACATTGGGAGAGTGCAAGAGCCCGATATGCGATTTATCGGGAGGTATAACCACAATGCATGTCGTCGTCCGGCCTCCATCTTCAGAAAAATTGACTG AAAAGAAATCTGTTAATCAACCTCCAAAGTCAACATGTGGGTGTGTTATACTGTGA
- the LOC120272477 gene encoding heparanase-like protein 2, with amino-acid sequence MDAAFKSVRLRMGGSLQDQIFYKVGNSKDVARCQELKKDQNGRFGFGDGCLTMERWDQLSHFFNNTGTVLTFGLNALNGRRLVGKDLYVGDWDPTNAHDLINYSLSRGYKVESWELGNELSAEGVSGRVTGTQYGKDMIVLKKIITQLYEKYNKTSEMPKILAPGGFFDPEWFADMFKASGLGVVDVATHHNYHLGAGVDPTLFEKMQDPYVLSTIAQTYSDVEQTLKKFGPWASAWVGESGGAYNSGGRLVSHAFVNGFWYLNELGMTSSLNHKAFCRQALIGGNYAILNTTNFIPNPDYYNALLFHRLMGTGVLETTHSGSPFLRAYTHCSRDKVGVTMLLINLSNSTGIDIKIASDMNLYPPRLEKYAEEMMTGEREEYHLTAMNDDLKSTVMLLNGVPLNLTSDGEIPEMFPFIADASSPFHVAPSSIAFIKLKEFRAPACDS; translated from the exons ATGGATGCAGCTTTCAAGAGTGTAAGACTGAGGATGGGTGGATCACTCCAAGATCAGATATTTTACAAAGTTGGTAACTCAAAGGACGTTGCTAGATGTCAAGAACTCAAGAAGGACCAGAATGGGAGGTTTGGATTTGGTGATGGATGTCTAACAATGGAAAGATGGGATCAACTcagtcacttcttcaataacactgg AACTGTACTGACCTTCGGTCTGAATGCACTAAATGGCCGGAGATTAGTCGGCAAAGATCTCTACGTCGGAGATTGGGATCCTACCAATGCTCATGATTTAATCAACTACTCACTCTCAAGAGGATACAAGGTTGAATCTTGGGAACTTG gAAATGAGCTTTCTGCTGAGGGAGTTTCAGGAAGAGTTACAGGAACTCAGTATGGCAAAGATATGATTGTTCTAAAGAAAATCATCACTCAACTCtatgaaaaatacaataaaacatCAGAAATGCCGAAGATTTTAGCACCGGGAGGCTTCTTCGATCCTGAATGGTTCGCAGATATGTTCAAAGCATCCGGCCTCGGTGTTGTTGATGTTGCAACTCATCACAACTACCACCTCGGCGCAG GCGTCGATCCAACACTATTCGAAAAGATGCAAGATCCGTATGTTCTATCGACGATCGCTCAAACTTACAGTGATGTCGAGCAAACACTCAAGAAATTCGGCCCTTGGGCTTCTGCTTGGGTTGGTGAATCCGGCGGCGCATATAACAGCGGTGGCCGATTAGTTTCTCATGCTTTTGTCAATGGTTTCTG GTACTTGAATGAACTTGGAATGACTTCATCATTGAATCACAAGGCCTTTTGCCGGCAAGCTCTCATCGGAGGAAACTATGCAATCCTCAACACCACCAACTTCATCCCCAACCCTGATTactacaa TGCTTTGCTGTTTCATAGATTGATGGGAACTGGAGTACTTGAAACTACTCACAGTGGCTCTCCATTCTTAAGAGCTTACACTCATTGCTCAAGAGACAAg GTTGGAGTGACAATGCTGTTGATTAATCTATCAAATTCAACTGGAATTGATATAAAGATTGCCAGTGATATGAACTTATATCCTCCAAGGTTGGAAAAGTATGCAgaagagatgatgactggaGAGAGAGAAGAGTATCATTTGACAGCCATGAATGATGATCTGAAGAGCACAGTGATGCTTCTTAATGGAGTTCCATTGAATCTAACAAGTGATGGAGAGATACCAGAAATGTTTCCATTTATTGCTGAtgcttcttctccttttcatGTTGCTCCTTCTTCCATTGCCTTCATCAAACTCAAGGAGTTCAGAGCTCCTGCTTGTGATtcttag